The Chaetodon auriga isolate fChaAug3 chromosome 22, fChaAug3.hap1, whole genome shotgun sequence genome contains a region encoding:
- the LOC143314931 gene encoding potassium voltage-gated channel subfamily A member 5 produces MEIALVSFENGGAKGSGGGGGGGNAEESCRNALDVPTSGFVQTGLGEDYGKELNTRGSPPQHRHHQQQSPWKINDMNNTFSCSENAMDALLRADHSPHLFDEDMLDMDMDTESNERVLINIAGLRYETQLGTLNQFPDTLLGDPAKRIKYFDPLRNEYFFDRNRPSFDGILYFYQSGGKIRRPVNVSIDVFADEIRFYQLGEEAMERFREDEGFIKEEEKPLPQNEFQKQVWLIFEYPESSSPARGIAIVSVIVITISIITFCLETLPEFRDERELPVTSRLDNSTAPRPSLTFTDPFFIIETTCVIWFTFELFVRFFACPSKSEFSKTIMNIIDIMSIMPYFITVGTELAEQQGQEHQNGQQAMSLAILRVIRLVRVFRIFKLSRHSKGLQILGQTLKASMRELGLLIFFLFIGVILFSSAVYFAEADEPESHFSSIPDAFWWAVVTMTTVGYGDMRPVTVGGKIVGSLCAIAGVLTIALPVPVIVSNFNYFYHRETDQDQSSLKDEPNSGRASPELKRKGSKSSAKSQDVENDGTASVEKANIKANSSMDFKRSLYAFCLDTRETDL; encoded by the coding sequence ATGGAGATAGCCTTGGTGAGCTTTGAGAACGGCGGCGCTAAAGggagcggcggcggcggcggcggcggcaaTGCCGAGGAGAGCTGCCGGAACGCGCTGGATGTCCCCACGTCGGGCTTCGTTCAAACCGGACTCGGAGAGGACTACGGAAAGGAGCTGAACACCCGGGGGAGTCCGCCTCAGCACcgtcatcatcagcagcagagcccCTGGAAAATCAACGACATGAACAACACTTTCAGCTGCAGCGAGAACGCCATGGATGCGCTTTTACGCGCGGACCACAGTCCCCATCTGTTCGACGAGGACATGctggacatggacatggacacgGAGAGCAACGAGAGGGTGCTCATAAACATAGCCGGGCTCAGGTACGAGACCCAGCTGGGCACCCTGAACCAGTTCCCTGACACTTTACTGGGAGACCCTGCCAAGAGGATAAAATACTTCGACCCGCTCCGGAACGAGTACTTTTTCGACCGCAACAGACCGAGTTTTGACgggattttgtatttttatcagTCCGGAGGGAAGATCCGGAGGCCTGTCAATGTGTCAATTGATGTGTTCGCAGATGAGATCAGGTTTTATCAGCTGGGGGAGGAGGCCATGGAGAGGTTCCGTGAGGATGAGGGCTTcatcaaagaggaggaaaagccGCTGCCTCAGAATGAGTTTCAGAAGCAAGTCTGGCTCATATTCGAGTATCCGGAGAGCTCCAGTCCCGCGCGGGGCATCGCCATCGTGTCTGTGATCGTCATCACTATATCCATCATCACCTTCTGCCTGGAGACGTTGCCAGAGTTCAGGGATGAGAGGGAGCTGCCAGTCACCAGCCGGCTGGACAACAGCACCGCACCCCGGCCGTCCCTCACCTTCACCGACCCCTTCTTCATCATAGAGACCACATGCGTCATTTGGTTCACTTTCGAGCTGTTTGTGCGCTTCTTCGCCTGCCCCAGCAAGTCCGAGTTCTCCAAGACCATCATGAACATCATCGACATCATGTCCATCATGCCTTACTTCATCACAGTGGGCACGGAGCTGGCGGAGCAGCAGGGCCAGGAGCACCAGAACGGGCAGCAGGCCATGTCGCTGGCCATCCTGAGGGTCATCCGCCTGGTCCGGGTCTTCAGGATCTTCAAGCTCTCCAGACACTCCAAGGGGCTGCAGATACTGGGGCAGACTCTGAAAGCCAGCATGCGGGAGCTCggcctcctcatcttcttcctcttcatcggAGTCATCCTCTTCTCTAGCGCCGTGTACTTTGCAGAGGCGGACGAGCCCGAGTCTCACTTCTCCAGCATCCCAGATGCCTTCTGGTGGGCCGTGGTCACCATGACAACCGTCGGCTACGGTGACATGAGGCCCGTGACGGTCGGCGGGAAGATCGTGGGCTCCCTGTGCGCCATCGCCGGCGTGCTGACCATCGCGCTGCCGGTGCCGGTCATCGTGTCAAACTTCAACTACTTCTACCACAGAGAGACGGACCAGGACCAGTCCTCCCTGAAGGACGAGCCCAACAGCGGCCGAGCGAGTCCCGAACTGAAGCGCAAAGGGAGCAAATCATCAGCCAAGTCACAGGACGTGGAGAACGATGGGACGGCCTCGGTGGAAAAGGCCAATATCAAAGCCAACAGCAGTATGGACTTCAAGAGATCCCTTTACGCTTTCTGTCTGGACACACGGGAGACAGACCTGTAG